In Cercospora beticola chromosome 3, complete sequence, the following proteins share a genomic window:
- a CDS encoding uncharacterized protein (antiSMASH:Cluster_10): MGVSKLPPVADIPTLPTADRAAILDLLFEPSTQLHTLSVPLLHEKQFESYTDLISSIGVQLTDLAESASSSDTAWLESILGSHPRLGAKKVESAQSQAEQAQLQGNAHETEQLHTLNEEYEKFYPGLRYVVFVNGRSRSVIMHDMRERIANSNLQAERLANIRAMCEIAADRASKLSSAQSS, from the exons ATGGGTGTATCCAAGCTGCCGCCCGTAGCAGACATCCCAACCTTACCAACAGCGGACCGAGCAGCAATCCTCGACTTGTTATTCGAGCCAAGCACACAACTCCACACATTATCAGTCCCCTTACTACATGAAAAACAATTTGAAAGCTACACCGACCTGATTTCATCCATCGGCGTCCAACTCACCGACCTCGCCGAatctgcttcatcttcagACACAGCATGGCTCGAAAGCATTCTCGGCTCACATCCTCGCCTTGGCGCAAAGAAAGTTGAAAGCGCGCAATCGCAAGCCGAGCAAGCACAATTGCAGGGCAATGCACATGAAACAGAGCAATTGCATACTCTCAACGAAGAATACGAGAAATTTTACCCTGGCCTTCGATACGTGGTGTTCGTGAACGGGAGGAGTAGATCTGTGATCATGCACGATATGCGTGAACGGATCGCAAACAGCAACCTCCAGGCAGAGAGATTGGCGAATATCAGG GCCATGTGTGAGATTGCTGCTGATAGAGCGAGTAAATTGTCCTCGGCGCAATCGTCGTAG
- a CDS encoding uncharacterized protein (antiSMASH:Cluster_10) has product MSEPTKDKNSNTAGGEKKQGKKSAKQASGFGVSGGGQQKQEPKNLHQLLEETGVKSKNKKGKEGFKAGSKYGASEFVDVSLDDPVQEREDPDYEMIDSKDTSYDGEQHRSYNGQPDHARKYPKGFGKEGERK; this is encoded by the coding sequence ATGTCCGAACCAACCAAAGACAAGAATAGCAACACCGCcggcggcgagaagaagcaaggCAAGAAATCAGCCAAACAAGCATCTGGTTTTGGCGTTTCAGGAGGAGGACAACAGAAACAAGAGCCAAAGAACCTGCACCAACTCCTTGAAGAGACAGGCGTGAAATCAAAGAACAAGAAAGGAAAAGAAGGATTCAAGGCTGGATCCAAGTATGGTGCCTCTGAATTCGTCGACGTCTCATTGGATGATCCGGTCCAAGAACGTGAGGATCCAGACTATGAGATGATTGACAGTAAGGATACTTCGTATGATGGGGAGCAGCATCGCTCGTACAATGGCCAGCCTGATCACGCTCGCAAGTATCCCAAAGGCTTTGGGAAGGAGGGCGAGCGTAAGTGA
- a CDS encoding uncharacterized protein (antiSMASH:Cluster_10), whose amino-acid sequence MSLNGLDTPEVTEAYQTAIAEAGGWFLLKYTSRDSVDLLGKGKHGVSEARNALAAYTEASPLYGLLMYRRRRILIKYIPEGTSRLLQARTSVHLQDVLERYSPYETLLELTSGDGLNDTALAASFQLHTASPSPSMGRLDELREEDEDEGTTEETGASAANLQASQRYRSDRGIGKRAPRSMTSLHAHTTASRRTTPPASPAKSPALTLPVPAESTSLPLTPLESPVPPLQASAPGDQAADDLVIPEHKPPPTESSLSDAATALQHVRDTQDKLPEEQLHGFASQPPDQRPPEPSPERNSFAARGGAMRSQSMDEEPFDFSQYDALFKPKVKLAPRPINAPEKALRPTAPRVSAVPATIKTMPKKQEALRPKSSGGQAAMSRSATAPSALESAAPAMPPIPDIPTFASRPMSRGSVRSAPLHKSGPMSADKIRLMKAVELRKKQLRKSQGSMFSSITEDAPEVPSVPMASESQQGPSDEGTQSKQEEAQSKILAESEPEQHSTDDESQNQSTKADSGIELRYGTPDTQRTEETIDEAPENAVLDDISEEKAAKVVSHASLQAAQIDATVDESDTNHDDAASTTPSQTPTERPLMSEQDSETTAKGSQHLKVDEGGASAPTISLPGEQDNASIVNAAGSLSPHKRSDSDLVKRRRGYVQPLALDTLHNEVDEEELDSDDDALYEELHSATVQEARPITVARSPIALAFQGRSASIEASNAPRPMPIARAFTNPEKPADDERPPSVKSRPSSIKSRSVSPMPPAERQELLSAGRARNVSSGISRRIQALAELSARESSENSLGGSATQNRRVPPATRPMSRKRQSRSAVNTPTSAMSNEEQWLTGSVQHDPVTKRDSVSVTTRIARPGSSAPGSAHGPTPPFSAAPSATPSPPAVESEPPLSSNNSLYSNDTRSVKSSRSRTSRFWKERQKSAPALDDFPPPPPNVRVNSAMSLNSNDENVAPEKASKATRFFKRMSNLTGSKKKNSPVEPRSPTKSDSMLSAPEAARPVSLAVSKPDTPPAVVVGDLNVQFPDSLLWKRRIVTIDDYGVLQFAIAQAMDIHRGVAMKRYALAEFKAPFMPVLDQQELPYSVILEFEDGTALQVACEDGMTQRQVLSLLTTYWRAYTEDTVEQQ is encoded by the exons ATGTCACTGAATGGCCTTGACACGCCCGAAGTCACGGAGGCATATCAGACGGCCATCGCCGAGGCTGGAGGCTGGTTCCTGCTAAAGTACACCTCGCGAGACTCGGTGGATCTGCTGGGCAAAGGAAAGCATGGAGTCTCCGAGGCCCGCAATGCCCTGGCGGCGTACACAGAGGCATCGCCGTTGTACGGCCTGCTCATGTATCGCCGCCGAAGGATCCTGATCAAGTACATACCGGAGGGAACGTCGCGATTGTTGCAAG CGCGCACATCGGTTCACCTCCAGGACGTTCTCGAACGCTACTCCCCCTACGAAACCCTGCTCGAGCTGACCAGCGGAGATGGGCTCAACGACACTGCACTCGCCGCGTCTTTTCAGTTGCACACGGCTTCTCCGTCCCCCTCAATGGGCCGCCTTGATGAGCTgcgcgaggaggatgaagacgagggGACTACCGAGGAGACAGGCGCATCTGCAGCAAATCTGCAAGCCTCGCAGAGATACCGTTCAGATCGTGGGATAGGCAAACGCGCACCGCGGTCAATGACCTCACTCCATGCACACACCACCGCCTCAAGACGCACGACTCCGCCGGCCTCTCCGGCAAAGTCGCCTGCGCTGACATTACCTGTGCCTGCTGAATCGACTTCACTTCCGCTGACCCCGTTGGAGTCGCCAGTGCCACCGCTGCAAGCATCGGCACCAGGTGATCAAGCTGCCGACGACCTCGTAATTCCCGAGCATAAGCCGCCACCCACAGAGTCGTCACTGTCAGATGCTGCTACCGCATTGCAGCACGTTCGAGATACGCAGGACAAGCTGCCCGAGGAGCAGCTCCACGGCTTTGCTTCCCAACCGCCCGATCAGAGACCTCCCGAGCCTTCGCCGGAGCGCAATTCCTTCGCTGCTCGCGGAGGCGCGATGCGCTCGCAGTCCATGGATGAAGAGCCATTCGATTTCAGTCAGTACGACGCGTTGTTCAAGCCGAAGGTCAAGCTCGCACCGCGTCCGATCAACGCGCCGGAGAAGGCTTTGCGCCCAACTGCGCCACGCGTGTCGGCCGTTCCTGCCACCATCAAGACGATGCccaagaagcaggaagcaCTCCGGCCAAAGTCCTCGGGCGGCCAAGCCGCCATGTCACGATCTGCAACTGCACCGTCTGCACTCGAGTCTGCCGCGCCTGCTATGCCGCCCATCCCTGACATTCCCACTTTTGCATCGCGACCAATGTCGCGTGGAAGCGTCAGATCCGCGCCCTTGCACAAATCCGGCCCTATGTCCGCAGACAAAATACGCCTCATGAAAGCCGTTGAGTTGcggaagaagcagctgcgcAAGTCGCAGGGCTCGATGTTCAGTTCGATCACCGAGGACGCGCCAGAAGTCCCCAGTGTTCCGATGGCGAGCGAATCTCAACAGGGTCCATCTGACGAAGGGACACAGagcaagcaagaagaggcgCAGAGCAAGATTCTGGCGGAGAGCGAACCcgagcagcacagcacagatGACGAGAGCCAAAATCAGTCTACTAAAGCCGACTCAGGCATTGAACTTCGATACGGCACACCCGACACACAACGAACCGAGGAGACGATAGACGAAGCACCAGAAAATGCAGTCCTTGACGATATCtcggaggagaaggctgccaAAGTAGTATCGCACGCATCGTTGCAAGCTGCACAGATTGATGCAACAGTAGACGAGTCGGACACAAACCACGACGATGCTGCCTCGACAACACCCAGTCAGACGCCTACGGAACGACCTCTCATGTCAGAGCAAGATAGCGAGACAACAGCAAAGGGGTCGCAGCATCTGAAAGTCGACGAAGGAGGGGCTTCAGCACCGACCATCTCGCTCCCTGGAGAGCAGGATAATGCCTCTATTGTAAATGCAGCTGGGTCGCTTTCGCCGCACAAACGCTCGGATAGTGACTTGGTCAAACGCAGGCGCGGATACGTGCAGCCATTGGCTCTGGACACGCTACATAacgaagtcgatgaagaggaattAGATTCGGACGACGACGCGTTGTACGAAGAGTTGCATAGCGCCACTGTGCAGGAAGCTAGACCAATCACGGTAGCGAGGTCGCCGATAGCATTGGCATTCCAGGGCAGATCCGCCAGCATCGAAGCTTCCAATGCCCCTCGACCTATGCCAATTGCGAGAGCTTTCACGAACCCCGAGAAACCAGCAGATGACGAGCGACCTCCGTCTGTCAAGAGCCGCCCCTCGTCCATCAAAAGCCGTTCCGTCAGCCCTATGCCGCCCGCAGAAAGGCAAGAACTGCTCTCTGCTGGACGCGCGCGAAATGTGTCGTCCGGTATATCCAGACGCATCCAAGCATTGGCCGAGCTGTCAGCTAGAGAATCAAGTGAGAACTCACTTGGAGGATCTGCCACACAGAACAGGAGAGTTCCTCCCGCGACTCGTCCTATGTCTCGCAAGCGGCAGAGCAGGAGTGCGGTGAACACACCGACCTCAGCCATGTCTAACGAAGAACAATGGCTGACCGGAAGTGTTCAACATGATCCTGTCACGAAACGCGATTCCGTTTCTGTCACTACTCGCATAGCTCGTCCGGGCTCCTCAGCCCCTGGCTCCGCACACGGTCCGACGCCTCCGTTCTCCGCAGCTCCCTCCGCCACTCCTTCGCCGCCTGCGGTCGAGTCTGAACCTCCGCTCTCGTCTAACAATTCACTGTACTCTAATGACACTCGTTCAGTCAAGTCATCTCGCTCCCGGACCAGCCGGTTTTGGAAAGAGAGACAGAAATCAGCACCTGCTTTGGATGACTTTCCCCCACCGCCACCTAATGTTCGCGTAAACTCAGCCATGTCTCTCAATTCAAACGACGAGAACGTCGCTCCAGAGAAGGCTAGCAAGGCGACCCGATTCTTCAAGCGCATGAGTAATTTGACtggatcgaagaagaagaattctCCAGTCGAGCCGAGGAGCCCCACGAAGAGTGACAGTATGCTCAGCGCTCCAGAGGCTGCGAGACCTGTGAGCTTAGCTGTTTCGAAGCCTGACACGCCGCCAGCCGTGGTGGTTGGTGATCTTAACGTACAATTCCCAGATTCCTTG CTCTGGAAGCGTCGGATAGTAACGATTGACGACTACGGAGTCTTGCAATTCGCCATTGCACAGGCGATGGACATCCATCGAGGCGTCGCCATGAAGAGGTACGCACTTGCAGAGTTCAAGGCGCCTTTCATGCCCGTGCTGGACCAACAGGAGTTGCCCTACTCGGTGATTCTGGAATTCGAAGACGGAACTGCTTTGCAGGTCGCTTGCGAGGACGGGATGACACAGCGCCAGGTCCTATCGCTGTTGACAACGTACTGGAGAGCATATACCGAGGATACAGTGGAGCAGCAGTAA